The DNA window TTTGTGGATTCGTTTCTCGAAGAAGGATTTTTCATGGCTGATAACTTCGTTCTCTCTGTCCAGTTTCAATAACACGCTAGTGGTCGGAGTCCCTCTGTTGAAGGCCATGTATGGGGGACTAGGGGAGGACTTGGTGGTGCAATCATCTGTCATCCAATCCCTCGTGTGGCTACCGATTCTCCTCTTCATGTTCGAATTCAGGCGTGCGTGTGATTCTAGTAATGGTTCTTGCATCAACAACGAAAATGGTCAGGATAAGCAGCTTCAAGCAATGTCTTCTTCCACCCAAATACCACAATCATCAAGCACTGTTGCGATAGAAATCTTCGACGGCGCTGATGATACTGTTAAATCAGCAGGCGTGAACAGAACAGTAGCACCATCATCTTCTCAATTTTTGCCATTTATGAAGAAAGTTTGGATTAGGCTGAGCAGAAATCCTAATAACTATGCTTGTGTTCTTGGCCTAATTTGGGCTCTCTTAGCAAACAGGTATCATCCATTTACTTTTTCTCGCTTGCCTTCTGGTTATATATCTACATGCATACAACAATTCACGACCTTATCATGAATATACATGTATAGATGGAATTTGAAAATGCCTCGCATAGTGGAAGGATCGATTCTCATAATGTCGAAAGCCGGAAGTGGAGTGGCCATGTTCAACATGGGTAAACAACTATCATTTATATTAGCGTGCGCGCACACAAACACACCAGTACAGTTAAATTTAATGTTTTCACCTGTGCTAAGAGCTGCTGCATGCGTGAATATTGTGGCAGGATTGTTCATGGCACTACAAGAAAGTGTACTAGGATGTGGTGTTGGCTTATGCATGTATGGAATGGTTCTGAGGTTTGTTGGTGGACCTATGTCTACTGCTGTTGGATCTCTAGCTTTAGGTTTGCATTCCAATGTACTTCGAATCGCGATTATTCAGGCGGCGTTACCACAGGCTATTGTCTCGTTCGTATTCGCTCAAGAATACGGTTTGCATGCTAATCTACTCAGTGCCGCGTAAGCGttcaacatatatatacacatactcTTTTATATATCTTGGTCATCTAAATATTATGATGATAAACTCTTGATTTTGTTATGATATTGATCAAATCATCTGTTTAATTTGTTTGCAGGGTAATCTTCGGCACAATCATTTCCCTTCCTCTCTTGATTGTCTATTATCTTATTTTAAATCTTGTTCATTGATGTGGTACCAAAGTCCAAAATGGCCAATGGGTACATGTGTACGGAATCCAACTAATGTATTAATGtaatatattatcataattaCTGGGTGTGTGCGTGTACTGTCTAACCAAGCAGTGATTTTTTTGGCTTATATGTATCAAATGTTCTTCTGTATACTATTTTATAAAGATTTGAGAGTATTAGAAAACTTACTTTTTGGTGTCTTGCGAAATTCCACAAATAACGTTtttctctaattaattaaaccaACACAATTTGCTTTGTTAGTAAATAGAAAATTGTAAAATTGATAATCTGATTTCTAACTTCCTCACCACTTTCCTTCATGTACAACAGTTAATTCTCATGTTCCATGTCTTCCCCTTCAATTGAAAATTCTTCGTCTCTCAATTGGCTCGGCGGTCATCCCATGTTTGCAGActgagtaggtatcttgtgagacaatCTAACGGATTTTTATTCGTGAGATGGATCAACAAtgtccatatttacaataaagaATAATATTTGAGGCATAAAAAACATTACTTTTTCATAGGTGactcaaatataatatttgCATTACAAAATTGATCTGTGGGACCGTCTTACATAAGTTTTTGCGATTGCAAATTTGTAGTGCCACTCATCTCTGgatttttttccttcaaaatttccGGTGACTAATTATGTCAAATTATAGGTTGGATAAGGAGAAATTCTACAAGGAGAATTATCTCTTGTCCAGTTCTAAATTTccgatatgtttttttttatatttattttgtttatgtCTTCATTTGGTTTTAACGTGTGTGCGTCATTGACTAGTATATATAGTGTATTTGAACATCAACAGACAAATATAAGTAAAgatgaaattatatttttttggtcATTTAActtgcatgtttttattaatttttgtagCGTTATAATCAACTAACTTGcatttttttttcagttttaaTCTTTTTCAACATAGTATTACATGACATCAAACAATTATCAATTCTCAGTGGTACATTTTTCCTAACGTCATGTCAGTATTCCaatgaaaaaataattaaaaatcgaAGAAAAATGCAAATTAATATACTACTACGTTCAATTAACCAACATAACTCAAAATAAAACATATCAATTAGATGACAAAAAAGGTATGTATGCATTTTACAGCAAGCTCCACTAGCCTTGTAAGACAAATTTACAATTTATTTATACAAATGgatggagagaaatgaagcATAAAGATAGACGTAAAGGGTTCAACTTATTGAAACTAATTACCAAACGGAGCTTTTTAGTTAATTTGGTATCGTCAAGAATCGTAAATTTTCAACGAGAATTTTTGTAAAATAGATTGTGAACCAGCTCATGATAAGCTCGAAAATTATCAACTCAATCCACTTATTTTATGTGACGTGACGAGTCGTCCTAACTGTCAAGGCCCACAGCTCTACACGTGGGGATGGAAGATGGAGAATTGCTCTGAATTTGTTAGTTTAGAATAAGTAAGGAGTCAAAAACAATTTGATAtgcaaatttttaataaaaaagaatggtattttattatatgaattATTGTTAATGTCCTAATTGATACGTATCGACCAAATTCcgatgaatttaataaaatgacTAATTTATCTTTTATCACAAAAAATGACTTATTTATCTTATTATCTAATTGAAGTCAGAAGTGCTTATATTAACTAacttttaattgaaaaatataaagagtaacggtctcacgaatctttatctgtgagacgggttaaccaTATCGATTTtactataaaaagtaatactcttagcataaaaaataatattttttcatggatgacccaaataagatacatgtctcacgaaatacgacctgtgagaacgtctcacacaagtttttgtcaaatataAATGAGTCCGTTTCATCGAcctttcttcttgtttttcgTTTTACACCgaaaatacaaaattttttaatgaTAATACAAAATGGCACTAGTTACTATAACTAGTAAcgtatataattaattttttaattaatattttcagGGTTAGCATATGTTATATCGAGATTGTTTCTTCTTAtaatatttcaatatcattaaaTCATGTGAGTGTCTCATATTCCATGTATAGCATAGACCCGAAATTATTGGGACGAAAGATACTGCAGGATTTTATAACCGTAGGCGTTTGCATTGAGGGAATAGTGGGCAACTCATTTTCTTGATCGTTAGTGGCCGCGATCGATTctattctttttcttttctgaaccatttttctctcttctcgAATCTTGATGGCTGCAAACTAATGGATTACGATAATGattcaactctttttttttttccagttgCAACCATGGATCATCTGTAGATGAAAATACGTGTTTGTTGTAATTATATGCATTATTGTGCATGATAATTTCTTGGCTCATTCATGATTATAGTATTTTCGACCTCTTCGACACGAAGATTATATAATTACTCGCAGAAGGATAAAACACACGTTCATTGGGAAGATGACGAGTTTCTCCGATTTCGTAAGTGGATTTTTCCTTTGTTTTAATTTCTCTGATCCATGACCGTATGAATGCACTCAGATTCGCTGCATGCACATAAATATATATGCCAAGCTTATGACTTGTATATGTATGTCTGTGTATAGGAATGGACTGAATGTTTTTGGGATTCATTGAACAGAATTTAGGATCGtttgttttcattttcttccCGATAAATTCTATGCTATTTTCGGAATTTTGACAATAGTTGTCTGGGATTCATGTTGAGGAATGACAATAATTGTAGGAGGGAAAATTTAGAAAAGTTTTAGTGAATCTGATATTATTGCCTTGCCTTGTTCTTGCCAGCCGCCAATATGCAGGTATCAAAAGGAGAGGAGAACTTGTATACGCACCGTCTTTCCCATAGCTTCTCTACTATTTCTTGCATTGTTTTCATGCTTATGGTTTGCACAAGACAATCAGCAGGTGTGAGTTAATGCATTAAGAGCAATTATAGATATATATTTCACAATATTCCGAAGTTATTTTTTGCATGGTTAACTCTCTGAGCTATGATGCAGAAACTAATAGAATCAAACTCACAAGGGAGGAGTGGGACTGAGAGTAGAAGAAGCTGCAAGGTATGTATTTGCTTGTCAACTTGATCTGCATGTATGTATAAGTTTGTTGTTTCGTTCTTTgattatgattaaaaaaaattgtgatgcCTGTCATAGAATGAACGCAGTTGCAGGCCACCTGGAAGCGAATCACTGCCTAAAGGGATAGTTGTCAAAACCTCTAACTTGGAAAGACGACCATTATGGGGTTCTCCAAAGGTATTAAGGTAGAGTTTGCAAGAGCTTAttctaaatttcaaatttctagCCAATGAAATGTTTGGAAATTATACGTAGAAGtcgaaaatcatttaaaataagctctTGCAAACACTATCTAACCAATTGGAAATAAATTAGAGTTTAATCCTATAAAGTATAATGCGAGGCACTATATTCTTTTGGCCTTGTGCAAGCAGAAGACAAGTTCATCGATGAGTTTGTTCGCTGTTCCTGTTGGAATAAAGCAGAAGATAAATGTAGATAAGCTGGTTCAAAAGGTAAATAATGGCTGTTTcttctatctatctatctatacaCAGCATAATCATGATATATAGAATCTCAAAATTGCAGTTCCTGGCAAGCAATTTTGTTGTGATGCTTTTCCATTATGATGGCAATGTTGATATCTGGAAGGATTTTCAATGGAGCAATCAGGTCATACATGTATCTGTTGATAACCAAACTAAATGGTAAGCCTAGATTAAAATTTTTGCCACTCGAAAATGTGTGGAAATGTACTGGGTGCTACGCCTGTATATATCTTGAGGGAGTTTCTAACCAGGACAGATCAAATATAACCTGGCCTATATCCTTGAACTAATCAAGACATGCGAAAAAAGGGATTGTATCAAGAACCATATAGTTTTTTACTTTCATTCTCAATCTTTACTTTCGTTCACAATCTTGGATTCTCAGAGATAGATGATAAAAATCTAAAAAGTGAGTCATTGACTAGGTGGTTTGCCAAAAGATTCTTGCATCCAGATATAGTAGCAGATTATGATTATATTTTCTTGTGGGATGAAGACTTAGGAGTTGAGAACTTCCACCCTGCACGGTATGCAAAACCCACAATTATTCAAGACTTAGTTTTCACACATTACTGGTATTAGTTTTGAATCTAGGTATTGGGCGTGCAGATATTTATCAATTGTTAGAGATGAAGGATTAGAGATATCACAACCAGCGCTTGAAATAGGGGAATCTGAGGTGCATCACCTTATAACTGCACGATGGAAGAGATCAAAAGTACACAGGTTTGTTCACGCCTATTTCACTTAATAGCATATAATAAGCATTCTAAAATCtatgcaaaaaaaaaagtgaatgaaaccaattttataaGAAGACAAATGCATGTACTTTATACAGTTAAATAAATGATAGTGCAGGAGGACTTACAAAGTTGGTGGTAAGGAAACTCAATGTGATGATAACAGCACTCATCCTCCATGCACAGGGTACAGCAAATACACAAGTCACATACACACATATGGAGGACAAGAATTTTAACAGAGAATATATGATACTGTTTTCAGATGGATAGAAGTTATGGCCCCAGTATTCTCCAAGAATGCATGGCGTTGTGTATGGCATATGGTCCAGGTATCATTTATATACGTATATAATTGAAATGAAATTATTATACAGATTTAATCCCTATTGATTTTATCGCAGAATGACTTGATTCATGCCTGGGGACTTGACATGCAGCTCGGTTATTGTGCACAGGCAATTAACTTAACTTCATCACTCCTTACACACTCACATACATAATGCATGTATAAATACCGTGTTGATCCTCAGGGAGATCGGATGAAAAACATAGGAGTTGTGGATGCTGAATACATAGTTCACTATGGCTACCCAACACTAGGAGAAGAAGAGGTACCGAGTTGCATTGCAATTTGCATGCGTGATAAGAATTGGTAATGAATTTTCAATTGGATGATTGATGCAGCATACACAAGGAAGTTTGAATGCAGAAAAAATAAACAAGAGAGTCGAAGTGAGAAGACAGTCATATAATGAGTACAAGGTATTCAAAAGGCGATGGAAGAGAGCAGCAGAGGATGATCGATGTTGGACTGATCCATATCCACGTGAAACTGGTTAAATTGCTAATCCATCAGCTATAATTTGCCAAGTTTCTGCCATTCAACTACCAACCACCACCTTAATTCATAGAATGTTGGGTTAATTGGTGTAGCTATCACGTGTAAGCAAACCAACCATGTTTATaccattattaattaatatacaaatattttgttggacttttactttaaaACCGAAACTAAGGTGCCAATGCTTTAGTTTCTTCTCGAAAAATAGAAACAAATGGCCCATGAACATCCCTCAAAGAGAGCATCAATATCAATAGAACTCCAACAATCTATTTTTAATTTCAGAATTGTGTTCAAAAGAAACACAACACACCATCCTGTAAGTAACCTTAATCTACACAATTACTCAACTCATCAACTAATCATAAAACAACAATATACATTAAATGAAATTTATGCTCTTTTGTCTTTCACTAAACAAGGATGAAATAATAGAAATTTCATGGATCTTTCCCAGCTCCTAACTCCTCCTATGCCCGTCAGGTAATTCCTACCTATAAACCCCACGTCTCTTTTCATCCTTTCCACAAACAAAATTCAAGGGAATCGAACCTAGATATGGCATCCCAAGCAATTACAAGTCTTGGGAGTGAAAGAACAGTAGCCAAAAGGCCTGTTTGGGATGTTGCAATTGATAGCATAGCAACATGGAGATGCCAAGCAGTATCTTTTGGCTGTACCATAACCTCCTCCACAGCAAGTGCACAGAGCACAAACCTCAAAGCTCCCGGCCAGATTCCTCCGGCTCATTATCAACTCTTCCTTCCCTTCTGGCTCCATCTCCATCTCCACATTCGAGGCAACTGTAAACCCATTTGCCTGCAAGTCTTGGATTTGTAAATCAAGACGCAATTTTTAACAAGAATATTGATGGGATCTATGCTCGTgtcataacaaataatacagaTGCAGTAACTGTGTGATAAAGATACTCACAAGGGATGAAAATCTAACTCCACCGAGACTAAGGGCGAGCAACAAAAGGTACAATGGCAGAAAAATCCCACTCCCACTTGAGCGCATCTCTTAATGTTTCTTGTTTATGGAGAGGACGATAGATTGTAAGGAAAAAAAGGTGAATTAGCGTAGTTTAGGTGTGAGCGCCAAATAAATGATAAGAATAGAAAAGAAAAAGTGGGGTTTATGTTTAATGGCCATTCAAAGTTCTGACTGCGACAAATGAAGCCATCACTTTCGGGAAATGGATGTGAACTGGTTCCATTTTCTGCTACCAAGTAGTAATGCATCCACACATAATTTTCAATTTGTCAGACATTTCATaccatatatatttatttttttaatgaaatttcatatcatatatttGTTAAT is part of the Primulina tabacum isolate GXHZ01 chromosome 18, ASM2559414v2, whole genome shotgun sequence genome and encodes:
- the LOC142533551 gene encoding uncharacterized protein LOC142533551; this translates as MTSFSDFPPICRYQKERRTCIRTVFPIASLLFLALFSCLWFAQDNQQKLIESNSQGRSGTESRRSCKNERSCRPPGSESLPKGIVVKTSNLERRPLWGSPKKTSSSMSLFAVPVGIKQKINVDKLVQKFLASNFVVMLFHYDGNVDIWKDFQWSNQVIHVSVDNQTKWWFAKRFLHPDIVADYDYIFLWDEDLGVENFHPARYLSIVRDEGLEISQPALEIGESEVHHLITARWKRSKVHRRTYKVGGKETQCDDNSTHPPCTGWIEVMAPVFSKNAWRCVWHMVQNDLIHAWGLDMQLGYCAQGDRMKNIGVVDAEYIVHYGYPTLGEEEHTQGSLNAEKINKRVEVRRQSYNEYKVFKRRWKRAAEDDRCWTDPYPRETG
- the LOC142532899 gene encoding auxin efflux carrier component 5 isoform X1; amino-acid sequence: MIGWEDIYKIVEAMLPLYVALALGYSSVKWLEMFKSNECDAINRFNCYFIIPFFTFQFTSGVDPYHMNFRFLGADVIAKAIAGVGLALWIRFSKKDFSWLITSFSLSSFNNTLVVGVPLLKAMYGGLGEDLVVQSSVIQSLVWLPILLFMFEFRRACDSSNGSCINNENGQDKQLQAMSSSTQIPQSSSTVAIEIFDGADDTVKSAGVNRTVAPSSSQFLPFMKKVWIRLSRNPNNYACVLGLIWALLANRWNLKMPRIVEGSILIMSKAGSGVAMFNMGLFMALQESVLGCGVGLCMYGMVLRFVGGPMSTAVGSLALGLHSNVLRIAIIQAALPQAIVSFVFAQEYGLHANLLSAAVIFGTIISLPLLIVYYLILNLVH
- the LOC142532899 gene encoding auxin efflux carrier component 5 isoform X2, whose translation is MAGDVQEQRMFLGADVIAKAIAGVGLALWIRFSKKDFSWLITSFSLSSFNNTLVVGVPLLKAMYGGLGEDLVVQSSVIQSLVWLPILLFMFEFRRACDSSNGSCINNENGQDKQLQAMSSSTQIPQSSSTVAIEIFDGADDTVKSAGVNRTVAPSSSQFLPFMKKVWIRLSRNPNNYACVLGLIWALLANRWNLKMPRIVEGSILIMSKAGSGVAMFNMGLFMALQESVLGCGVGLCMYGMVLRFVGGPMSTAVGSLALGLHSNVLRIAIIQAALPQAIVSFVFAQEYGLHANLLSAAVIFGTIISLPLLIVYYLILNLVH